One segment of Stenotrophomonas sp. SAU14A_NAIMI4_8 DNA contains the following:
- a CDS encoding S9 family peptidase, which produces MRHLFASLALMIATSTVAHAEKLTLEAITGPLPLSGPTLMKPKVAPDGSRVTFLRGKDTDRNQLDLWSYDIGSGQTRLLVDSKVVLPGTETLSDEEKARRERQRIAAMTGIVDYQWAPDAQRLLFPLGGELYLYDLKQQGAAAVRQLTHGEGFATDAKLSPKGGFVSFIRGRNLWVIDLASGKAVQLTHDGSATIGNGVAEFVADEEMDRHTGYWWAPDDSAIAFARIDESPVPVQKRYEVYADRTDVIEQRYPAAGDANVTVKLGVIAPAAAAAPRWIDLGKEQDIYLARVDWRDGQRLTYQRQSRDQKQLDLVEVDLAGKGTRTLAHETSPTWVPLHNSLRFLQDGSLLWSSERSGFQHLYRIANDGKTTALTHGNWPVDELLAVDEAAGKVYFRAGIESARESQIYAVSLQGGAPQRLSQAPGMHSASFARNASVYVDTWSNSNTPPQIELYRANGEKIATLLQNDLADPKHPYARYRDAQRPIEFGTLTAADGKTALNYSIIKPTGFDPSKRYPVAVYVYGGPASQTVTDSWPGRGDHLFNQYLAQQGYVVFSLDNRGTPRRGRDFGGALYGKQGTVEVADQLRGVAWLKQQPWVDPARIGVQGWSNGGYMTLMLLAKASDSYACGVAGAPVTDWGLYDSHYTERYMDLPKRNDAGYREARVLTHIDGLRSPLLLIHGMADDNVLFTNSTSLMSALQKRGQPFELMTYPGAKHGLSGADALHRYRVAEAFLERCLKP; this is translated from the coding sequence ATGCGCCACCTGTTCGCCTCGCTTGCCCTCATGATCGCCACCAGCACTGTTGCCCACGCCGAAAAGCTCACCCTGGAAGCCATCACCGGCCCGCTGCCGCTGTCCGGCCCCACGCTGATGAAGCCCAAGGTAGCCCCGGACGGTTCGCGCGTTACCTTCCTGCGTGGCAAGGACACCGACCGCAACCAGCTGGACCTGTGGAGCTATGACATCGGCAGCGGCCAGACCCGCCTGCTGGTGGATTCGAAGGTGGTGCTGCCCGGCACCGAAACCCTGAGCGACGAAGAAAAGGCGCGCCGCGAGCGCCAGCGCATCGCCGCCATGACCGGCATCGTCGATTATCAGTGGGCACCGGACGCGCAGCGCCTGCTGTTCCCGCTGGGCGGCGAACTGTATCTGTACGACTTGAAGCAGCAGGGTGCCGCGGCCGTGCGCCAGCTCACCCACGGCGAAGGCTTCGCCACCGACGCCAAGCTGTCGCCCAAGGGCGGTTTCGTCAGCTTCATCCGCGGCCGCAACCTGTGGGTGATCGACCTGGCCAGCGGCAAGGCCGTGCAGCTCACCCACGATGGCAGCGCGACCATCGGCAATGGCGTGGCCGAATTCGTGGCCGACGAGGAAATGGACCGCCATACCGGCTACTGGTGGGCGCCGGATGATTCGGCCATCGCCTTCGCCCGCATCGATGAAAGCCCGGTGCCGGTGCAGAAGCGCTACGAGGTCTACGCCGACCGCACCGATGTAATCGAGCAGCGCTACCCGGCCGCCGGCGATGCCAACGTGACCGTGAAGCTGGGCGTGATCGCGCCGGCCGCCGCTGCCGCGCCGCGCTGGATCGACCTGGGCAAGGAACAGGACATCTACCTGGCGCGCGTGGACTGGCGCGATGGCCAGCGCCTGACCTACCAGCGCCAATCGCGCGACCAGAAGCAGCTGGACCTGGTGGAAGTGGACCTGGCCGGCAAGGGCACGCGCACGCTGGCCCATGAAACCAGCCCGACCTGGGTGCCGCTGCACAACAGCCTGCGCTTCCTGCAGGACGGCAGCCTGCTGTGGTCGTCCGAACGCAGCGGTTTCCAGCACCTGTACCGCATTGCCAACGACGGCAAGACCACCGCACTCACCCACGGCAACTGGCCGGTGGACGAACTGCTGGCCGTGGACGAAGCGGCGGGCAAGGTCTATTTCCGCGCCGGCATCGAATCGGCACGCGAAAGCCAGATCTACGCCGTATCGCTGCAGGGCGGCGCGCCGCAGCGTCTGTCGCAGGCCCCGGGCATGCACAGCGCCAGCTTCGCCCGCAACGCCAGCGTGTATGTAGACACCTGGTCCAACAGCAACACCCCGCCGCAGATCGAGCTGTACCGCGCCAATGGCGAGAAGATCGCCACCCTGCTGCAGAACGATCTGGCCGACCCCAAGCATCCCTACGCGCGCTACCGCGACGCGCAGCGGCCGATCGAGTTCGGCACGCTTACCGCCGCCGACGGCAAGACCGCGCTGAACTACAGCATCATCAAGCCGACCGGCTTCGACCCGTCCAAGCGCTACCCGGTGGCCGTGTACGTGTATGGCGGCCCGGCCAGCCAGACCGTCACCGACAGCTGGCCCGGCCGTGGCGACCATCTGTTCAACCAGTACCTGGCCCAGCAGGGCTACGTGGTGTTTTCGCTGGACAACCGCGGTACCCCGCGTCGCGGCCGTGATTTCGGCGGCGCGCTATACGGCAAGCAGGGCACGGTGGAAGTGGCCGACCAGCTGCGCGGCGTGGCGTGGCTGAAGCAGCAGCCCTGGGTAGACCCGGCGCGCATTGGCGTGCAGGGCTGGTCCAACGGCGGCTACATGACCCTGATGCTGCTGGCCAAGGCATCGGACAGCTATGCCTGCGGCGTGGCCGGCGCACCGGTCACCGACTGGGGCCTGTACGACAGCCATTACACCGAACGCTACATGGACCTGCCCAAGCGCAACGACGCCGGATACCGCGAAGCGCGCGTGCTGACCCACATCGATGGCCTGCGCTCGCCGCTGCTGCTGATCCACGGCATGGCCGACGACAACGTGCTGTTCACCAATTCCACCAGCTTGATGAGCGCGCTGCAGAAGCGTGGCCAGCCGTTCGAACTGATGACCTACCCGGGCGCCAAGCACGGCCTGTCCGGCGCCGATGCGCTGCACCGCTACCGCGTGGCCGAAGCCTTCCTGGAGCGCTGCCTGAAGCCCTGA
- a CDS encoding ABC transporter permease, whose amino-acid sequence MSMMSTLMTVMRKELRDLSRDRRTLALTLLFGPLLYPLLILGMGKLSESRVRTQIEQPLQIPTIGAEHAPNLVRFLAAQGLNATTAPADLAEAIRSQEIDVALRISADFGKDWADGKPALVEVIRDSTRRAAEVPSARLQAALATYNGQVGALRLMARGVDAQVARPLDVAQQDMASAEAKRGMMLSMLLPVLLTLTSFIGGAYLVMDSTAGERERQSLEPLLATPGSRSAIVSGKIAAACVVGFASLLLTLVAFKLSAQIAPGNVGRQLNMNIVSMLQMLLVMLPMLLIGTSLLTYLSAAAKSMKEAQSHMTWLVLLPMLPGYALMAYPVKSELWQYAVPFLSQNQMLLKVIRHEAISPTVWGIYLGASLGLAAVLWFAAVRRYHNERLAISG is encoded by the coding sequence ATGAGCATGATGTCGACCCTGATGACGGTGATGCGCAAGGAACTGCGCGATCTGTCGCGTGACCGCCGCACGCTGGCGCTGACCCTGCTGTTCGGGCCGCTGCTGTACCCGCTGCTGATCCTGGGCATGGGCAAGCTGTCGGAAAGCCGGGTGCGCACGCAGATTGAACAACCGCTGCAGATTCCCACCATCGGCGCCGAACACGCGCCCAACCTGGTGCGCTTCCTGGCCGCACAGGGCCTGAATGCCACCACCGCACCGGCCGATCTGGCCGAGGCCATCCGTTCGCAGGAAATCGATGTTGCCCTGCGCATCAGTGCCGATTTCGGCAAGGACTGGGCCGACGGCAAGCCGGCGCTGGTGGAAGTGATCCGTGACAGCACCCGGCGCGCCGCCGAAGTGCCCAGTGCGCGGTTGCAGGCGGCGCTGGCCACCTACAACGGCCAAGTGGGGGCACTGCGGCTGATGGCACGCGGCGTGGATGCCCAGGTGGCACGCCCGCTGGATGTGGCCCAGCAGGACATGGCCAGCGCCGAAGCCAAGCGCGGCATGATGCTGTCCATGCTGCTGCCGGTGCTGCTCACGCTTACCTCGTTCATTGGTGGCGCCTACCTGGTGATGGATTCCACCGCCGGCGAGCGTGAGCGGCAGTCGCTGGAGCCGCTGCTGGCCACGCCCGGTTCGCGCAGTGCGATTGTCAGCGGCAAGATCGCCGCGGCCTGCGTGGTTGGCTTTGCCTCGCTGCTGCTCACGCTGGTGGCCTTCAAACTGAGCGCCCAGATCGCCCCCGGCAACGTCGGCCGGCAGTTGAACATGAACATCGTGTCCATGCTGCAGATGCTGCTGGTCATGCTGCCCATGCTGCTGATCGGTACTTCGCTGCTGACCTACCTGTCGGCGGCCGCCAAGAGCATGAAGGAAGCGCAGAGCCACATGACCTGGCTGGTGCTGCTGCCCATGCTGCCGGGCTATGCGCTGATGGCCTACCCGGTGAAGAGCGAGCTGTGGCAGTACGCGGTGCCGTTCCTGTCGCAGAACCAGATGCTGTTGAAGGTGATCCGCCACGAAGCGATCTCGCCGACGGTGTGGGGCATCTATCTGGGCGCCAGCCTGGGCCTGGCCGCGGTGCTGTGGTTCGCTGCCGTGCGCCGCTACCACAACGAGCGCCTGGCTATTTCCGGCTGA
- a CDS encoding ATP-binding cassette domain-containing protein — translation MIVAENLHKGFDTRTGRIQAVANVGFTAADGRITGLLGPNGAGKTTTMRMLYTLMTPDQGSITVDGIDAARDPVEVRRHLGVLPDARGVYKRLTARENIAYFGELHGLSAQQIRERTEVLSHALDMGDILDRQTDGFSQGQRTKTAIARALVHDPRNVILDEPTNGLDVMTTRALRRFLLGLREEGRCVILSSHIMQEVGALCDHIVIIAKGTVMAAGSSDELRAQAGETNLEDAFVKLIGSEEGLHA, via the coding sequence ATGATCGTCGCCGAGAACCTGCACAAGGGTTTCGACACCCGCACCGGCCGCATCCAGGCCGTGGCCAACGTCGGCTTCACCGCTGCTGATGGTCGCATCACCGGCCTGCTGGGCCCCAACGGCGCCGGCAAGACCACCACCATGCGCATGCTGTACACGCTGATGACCCCCGACCAGGGCAGCATCACCGTCGATGGCATCGACGCGGCGCGCGATCCGGTGGAAGTGCGCCGCCACCTGGGCGTGCTGCCCGACGCCCGCGGCGTCTACAAGCGGCTGACCGCGCGCGAGAACATCGCCTACTTCGGCGAACTGCACGGCCTGTCGGCGCAGCAGATCCGCGAACGCACCGAGGTGCTGTCGCATGCGCTGGACATGGGCGACATCCTGGACCGGCAGACCGATGGCTTCTCGCAGGGCCAGCGCACCAAGACCGCCATCGCGCGCGCGCTGGTGCACGACCCGCGCAACGTCATCCTGGACGAACCCACCAACGGGCTGGACGTGATGACCACCCGCGCACTGCGCCGGTTCCTGCTGGGCCTGCGCGAAGAAGGGCGCTGCGTGATCCTGTCCAGCCACATCATGCAGGAAGTGGGCGCGCTGTGTGACCACATCGTCATCATCGCCAAGGGCACCGTGATGGCTGCCGGCAGCAGCGATGAACTGCGTGCGCAGGCGGGCGAAACCAATCTGGAAGATGCGTTCGTGAAACTGATCGGCAGCGAAGAGGGCCTGCACGCATGA
- a CDS encoding ABC transporter ATP-binding protein: protein MGAKAASLASLNETAPALRVRDLRKTYDNGTQALKGVSLEVAPGDFFALLGPNGAGKSTLIGIISSLVNLSQGKVEVFGSDLVQHRSATMRLIGLVPQEINFNLFEKPFDILVNYAGFYGVAREEAEQRAEEELKRAHLWEKAQVMSRTLSGGMKRRLMIARAMMTRPRLLILDEPTAGVDIEIRRDMWRVLKEINAAGTTIILTTHYLEEAEYLCRNLAIINHGQIVEQGPMRALLAKLDVEGFLLDIDGDLPAQLPVIEGATLTAPDAHTLDIDMPRAMDLNRVFATLNEAGIRVRSMRTKSNRLEELFVRLTGNQETSA, encoded by the coding sequence ATGGGCGCGAAGGCTGCAAGCTTGGCTTCCCTGAACGAAACGGCGCCCGCCCTGCGCGTGCGCGACCTGCGCAAGACCTACGACAACGGCACCCAGGCCCTGAAGGGGGTCTCGCTGGAGGTCGCCCCGGGCGACTTCTTCGCCCTGCTGGGCCCCAATGGCGCCGGCAAATCGACCCTGATCGGCATCATCAGCTCCCTGGTCAACCTGAGCCAGGGCAAGGTGGAAGTGTTCGGCAGCGACCTGGTGCAGCACCGCAGCGCCACCATGCGCCTGATCGGGCTGGTGCCGCAGGAAATCAACTTCAACCTGTTCGAGAAGCCCTTCGATATCCTGGTGAACTACGCCGGTTTCTACGGCGTGGCCCGCGAGGAAGCCGAGCAGCGCGCCGAAGAGGAGCTGAAGCGTGCCCACCTGTGGGAAAAGGCGCAGGTGATGAGCCGCACCCTGTCCGGCGGCATGAAGCGCCGGCTGATGATCGCCCGCGCGATGATGACCCGGCCGCGCCTGCTGATCCTGGACGAACCCACCGCCGGCGTGGACATCGAGATCCGCCGCGACATGTGGCGGGTGCTGAAGGAGATCAATGCCGCCGGCACCACGATCATCCTGACCACCCATTACCTGGAAGAGGCCGAGTACCTGTGCCGCAACCTGGCCATCATCAACCACGGCCAGATCGTGGAGCAGGGGCCGATGCGCGCCCTGTTGGCCAAGCTGGACGTGGAAGGCTTCCTGCTGGACATCGACGGTGACCTGCCGGCGCAGCTGCCGGTGATCGAGGGCGCGACCCTGACCGCACCCGATGCGCACACGCTGGACATCGACATGCCGCGCGCCATGGACCTCAACCGCGTGTTCGCCACGCTGAACGAGGCCGGCATCCGCGTACGTTCGATGCGCACCAAGAGCAACCGCCTGGAGGAGCTGTTCGTGCGCCTCACCGGCAACCAGGAGACGTCTGCATGA
- a CDS encoding alpha/beta fold hydrolase, translating to MQKHPLVLAGVLASLLAAGCSAPPSAGTADGGDSPSRRYGQIDFRPCTLSTVGASANVEAQCATFKVPEDRANPAGRSIDLRIALLEAGNSGAGAPDPVFFLAGGPGQAASEVAVIVDTALRQVRKQRDIFLIDQRGTGGSNPLSCLGADGKELQLDEDAAPTEAVMRDFATQCLASLKGRADPRFYTTTEAIADLDAVRQALGAEKLNLVGGSYGTRVAQRYAMAYPQHTRSIVIDGVVPNDLVVGGEFAKTFDNAITLQSAQCRKDAACSKRFPVDTREQLRSVADTLRRAPVTVDYRDPGTNAPRQDVLSPDSVVGLAFAFSYVPEYSSLLPLVLDEAAQGRYAPLASLVRGATRSMDFQINRGMQWSVICSEDAPRFQAPPESDDALFGAEAARAFFAACPVWPHQPAPAATTAALKGDLPVLLLSGELDPVTPPRYADQVVKGLPNGRALVARGQGHGTLSAGCMPRLLGQFIDTTDAKALDASCLDTLSYVPAFTSFNGWAP from the coding sequence ATGCAAAAGCACCCACTTGTACTGGCCGGGGTACTGGCCAGCCTGCTTGCCGCCGGCTGCAGCGCGCCGCCTTCCGCCGGCACCGCCGATGGCGGCGACAGTCCCAGCCGCCGTTACGGCCAGATCGATTTCCGTCCCTGCACGCTGTCCACCGTGGGCGCCAGCGCCAACGTGGAAGCACAGTGCGCCACCTTCAAGGTGCCCGAGGACCGCGCCAACCCGGCCGGCCGCAGCATCGACCTGCGCATTGCCCTGCTGGAAGCGGGCAACAGCGGTGCCGGTGCGCCGGACCCGGTGTTCTTCCTGGCCGGTGGGCCGGGCCAGGCCGCCAGCGAAGTGGCCGTCATTGTCGATACCGCCCTGCGCCAGGTGCGCAAGCAGCGCGACATCTTCCTGATCGACCAGCGCGGCACCGGCGGTTCCAACCCGCTCAGCTGCCTGGGTGCCGATGGCAAGGAACTGCAGCTGGACGAAGACGCTGCGCCCACCGAAGCGGTGATGCGCGACTTCGCCACGCAGTGCCTGGCCTCGCTGAAGGGCCGTGCCGACCCGCGCTTCTACACCACCACCGAAGCCATTGCCGACCTGGACGCCGTGCGCCAGGCGCTGGGCGCGGAAAAGCTGAACCTGGTGGGCGGCTCGTATGGCACGCGCGTGGCCCAGCGCTATGCCATGGCCTACCCGCAGCACACCCGCAGCATCGTCATTGACGGCGTGGTGCCCAACGACCTGGTGGTGGGCGGCGAGTTCGCCAAGACCTTCGACAACGCCATCACCCTGCAGTCGGCGCAGTGCCGCAAGGATGCCGCCTGCAGCAAGCGCTTCCCGGTCGATACCCGCGAACAGCTGCGCAGCGTGGCCGACACCCTGCGCCGTGCGCCGGTCACCGTGGATTACCGCGACCCCGGCACCAATGCGCCGCGCCAGGACGTGCTGTCCCCGGACAGCGTGGTCGGCCTGGCGTTCGCTTTCTCCTACGTGCCCGAATATTCATCGCTGCTGCCGCTGGTGCTGGATGAAGCGGCCCAGGGCCGTTACGCGCCGCTGGCCTCGCTGGTACGCGGTGCCACCCGCAGCATGGATTTCCAGATCAACCGCGGCATGCAGTGGTCGGTCATCTGCAGCGAAGACGCGCCGCGCTTCCAGGCGCCGCCGGAAAGCGATGACGCCCTGTTCGGTGCCGAAGCGGCACGCGCGTTCTTCGCCGCCTGCCCGGTGTGGCCGCACCAGCCGGCACCGGCAGCCACCACCGCCGCGCTGAAGGGCGACCTTCCGGTGCTGCTGCTCTCCGGCGAGCTGGACCCGGTCACCCCACCGCGTTACGCCGACCAGGTGGTCAAGGGCCTGCCCAACGGGCGCGCCCTGGTCGCCCGCGGCCAGGGCCACGGCACGCTCAGCGCCGGCTGCATGCCGCGCCTGCTCGGCCAGTTCATCGACACCACCGACGCCAAGGCACTGGATGCCAGCTGCCTGGACACGCTGAGCTACGTGCCGGCATTCACCTCGTTCAACGGATGGGCCCCATGA
- a CDS encoding transposase, translating into MRHPPLSPYPPCLVRQRARHPATLFVDDDDRRQLLALLHSALLKHGLLLHAYVVMDDHLHLLATPRTGDGVVRALRACCAAYSRAFSQRHGHAPPQWQTGLQCLPVQDPAYLLGAHRHVERGPVHARAVEHPEQHAWSSIHGNLGLREDALLTAHPQYLALGADAQERALRYAAFLCDGTAHADAIAIEALARRPPTLGAAVTLRAPRLSRK; encoded by the coding sequence ATGCGCCATCCGCCACTGTCCCCCTACCCGCCCTGCCTGGTGCGGCAGCGCGCGCGCCACCCGGCCACCTTGTTCGTCGACGATGACGACCGGCGCCAGCTGCTGGCCCTGCTGCACAGCGCGCTGCTGAAGCACGGGCTGCTGCTGCATGCCTACGTGGTGATGGATGACCACCTGCACCTGCTGGCCACGCCGCGCACAGGTGATGGCGTGGTGCGTGCGCTGCGCGCGTGCTGCGCCGCCTACAGCCGGGCCTTCAGCCAACGGCATGGGCACGCGCCGCCGCAGTGGCAGACCGGGCTGCAGTGCCTGCCCGTGCAGGACCCGGCGTATCTGCTGGGGGCGCACCGCCATGTGGAACGGGGACCGGTGCATGCGCGTGCGGTGGAACACCCCGAACAGCACGCCTGGTCCAGCATCCACGGCAACCTGGGGCTGCGCGAGGATGCGCTGCTGACAGCGCACCCGCAGTACCTGGCGCTGGGCGCAGATGCGCAGGAGCGTGCGCTGCGCTACGCCGCCTTCCTGTGCGATGGCACCGCGCATGCCGATGCCATCGCGATCGAGGCCCTGGCACGGCGACCGCCTACCCTTGGGGCGGCGGTCACCCTGCGCGCGCCCCGGCTCAGCCGGAAATAG
- a CDS encoding TIGR00645 family protein: MSPQRPLSPLSSLIFASRWLQLPLYLGLIVAQCVYVFLFGKELWHLISHSASMGEQQIMLIVLGLIDVVMISNLLVMVIVGGYETFVSRLRLEGHPDQPEWLSHVNASVLKVKLAMAIIGISSIHLLKTFIATGALGGIPLCTPEQMNVAAANIGAAKCSMLTADGVLWQTIIHCVFILSAIGIAWTDKLMSNGHDKADNHGKSGAH, encoded by the coding sequence ATGAGCCCCCAACGCCCCCTGTCCCCGCTGTCCTCGCTGATCTTCGCCTCGCGCTGGCTGCAGCTGCCGCTGTACCTGGGCCTGATCGTGGCGCAGTGCGTCTACGTGTTCCTGTTCGGCAAGGAGCTGTGGCACCTGATTTCCCACTCGGCCTCGATGGGCGAGCAGCAGATCATGCTGATCGTGCTGGGCCTGATCGACGTGGTGATGATTTCCAACCTGCTGGTGATGGTGATCGTGGGTGGCTATGAAACCTTCGTGTCGCGCCTGCGCCTGGAAGGTCACCCGGACCAGCCGGAATGGCTGAGCCACGTCAATGCCAGCGTGCTGAAGGTGAAGCTGGCGATGGCGATCATCGGCATTTCCTCCATCCACCTGCTGAAGACCTTCATCGCCACCGGCGCGCTGGGCGGCATTCCGCTGTGCACCCCGGAACAGATGAACGTGGCCGCCGCCAACATCGGCGCCGCCAAGTGCTCGATGCTGACCGCCGATGGCGTGCTCTGGCAGACCATCATCCACTGCGTGTTCATCCTGTCGGCCATCGGCATTGCCTGGACCGACAAGCTGATGTCCAACGGCCACGACAAGGCCGACAACCACGGCAAGAGCGGCGCGCACTGA
- a CDS encoding TonB family protein, producing the protein MSHVSTIAAARRWMPVALVLALAACSGKEETPAAAAPGAAAPAATAPADAAAPAVAAKVQSMGTEQLREAASQALRENRMYAPAGDNAIEYYLALRDKTPDDASVKSALTDLLPYTLIAAEQHLGREDFSEAQRLVALIEKVDPSAPALPRLKEGMTKGVQVAAKRTEDETAKVKKDAEDRAKQLVEQQRLADQRVKEAEAAKQIAAQQDAARRDSERQDAERQAAARREAEQKQQQAAAQAATAARQAAATAAPSLRPVSTPAPRYPSEALRSGTSGEVLVEITVGTDGSVTNARVLRATPSRVFDREALNAVKRWRFEPVGAPVTTRRTLVFAPGG; encoded by the coding sequence ATGTCGCACGTCTCTACGATCGCTGCCGCGCGCCGGTGGATGCCGGTTGCCCTGGTGCTGGCCCTGGCGGCCTGCTCGGGCAAGGAAGAAACACCCGCCGCTGCCGCACCCGGCGCCGCCGCGCCCGCCGCAACGGCCCCGGCCGATGCCGCCGCACCGGCGGTCGCCGCCAAGGTGCAGTCGATGGGCACCGAACAGCTGCGCGAGGCCGCCAGCCAGGCCCTGCGCGAGAACCGCATGTACGCGCCGGCCGGCGACAACGCCATCGAGTACTACCTGGCCCTGCGTGACAAGACCCCGGACGACGCCTCGGTGAAGAGCGCGCTGACCGACCTGCTGCCGTACACGCTGATTGCCGCCGAACAGCACCTGGGCCGCGAGGACTTCAGCGAAGCCCAGCGGCTGGTGGCGCTGATCGAGAAGGTGGACCCGTCCGCCCCGGCCCTGCCGCGCCTGAAGGAAGGCATGACCAAGGGCGTGCAGGTGGCCGCCAAGCGCACCGAAGACGAGACCGCCAAGGTCAAGAAGGACGCCGAGGACCGCGCCAAGCAGCTGGTGGAACAGCAGCGCCTGGCCGACCAGCGGGTGAAGGAAGCCGAGGCCGCCAAGCAGATTGCCGCCCAGCAGGACGCGGCGCGCCGCGACAGCGAACGCCAGGATGCCGAACGCCAGGCCGCCGCACGCCGCGAGGCCGAGCAGAAGCAACAGCAGGCGGCTGCCCAGGCCGCGACGGCCGCGCGCCAGGCCGCTGCCACCGCGGCACCGAGCCTGCGCCCGGTCAGCACGCCGGCGCCGCGCTATCCGTCTGAGGCGCTGCGCTCGGGTACGTCTGGCGAAGTGCTGGTGGAAATCACCGTGGGCACCGACGGTTCGGTGACCAATGCACGCGTGCTGCGCGCCACGCCGTCGCGCGTGTTCGACCGCGAGGCACTGAACGCGGTGAAGCGCTGGCGCTTCGAGCCGGTGGGGGCACCGGTCACCACCCGCCGCACGCTGGTGTTCGCTCCGGGCGGTTGA
- a CDS encoding glutathione S-transferase N-terminal domain-containing protein, with amino-acid sequence MIDLYYWPTPNGHKVTLLLEETGLDYRVHPVNIGAGDQFKPDFLAISPNNKMPAIVDHAPADGGAAQSVFESGAILLYLAEKTGQFLPADPRGRIATLEWLFWQMAGLGPMSGQMGHFNVYAPEKIGYAIERYDNEVRRLHGVMDKRLAEHAYLGGAEYSIADMASYPWIGAYDKIPVDFAAFPNLKRWHEAIAARPATQRAYALRDKVNPNAGKPLSDEERKQLFGQR; translated from the coding sequence ATGATCGACCTGTATTACTGGCCCACCCCGAACGGCCACAAAGTGACCCTGCTGCTGGAAGAAACCGGACTGGATTACCGCGTACACCCGGTCAACATCGGCGCCGGCGACCAGTTCAAGCCCGATTTCCTGGCCATTTCGCCCAACAACAAGATGCCGGCCATCGTCGACCATGCCCCGGCCGACGGCGGCGCCGCGCAGAGCGTGTTCGAATCCGGCGCGATCCTGCTGTACCTGGCCGAAAAGACCGGCCAGTTCCTGCCCGCCGACCCGCGCGGGCGCATCGCCACCCTGGAATGGCTGTTCTGGCAGATGGCCGGACTGGGCCCGATGAGCGGGCAGATGGGCCATTTCAACGTGTATGCGCCGGAAAAGATCGGCTACGCCATCGAGCGCTACGACAACGAAGTGCGCCGCCTGCACGGGGTGATGGACAAGCGCCTGGCCGAGCACGCCTACCTGGGCGGTGCCGAGTACAGCATTGCCGACATGGCCAGCTACCCGTGGATTGGCGCCTACGACAAGATTCCGGTCGACTTTGCCGCGTTCCCGAACCTGAAGCGCTGGCACGAAGCCATCGCCGCACGCCCGGCCACCCAGCGCGCCTACGCCCTGCGCGACAAGGTGAACCCCAACGCCGGCAAGCCGCTGAGCGACGAAGAGCGCAAGCAGCTGTTCGGCCAGCGCTGA
- a CDS encoding ferredoxin--NADP reductase — MPVQFPIKLVGRRMLAPTIGHYQFVRDDGQPLDFQPGQFIQVHFAYADGTETKRSYSLATIHDHALGPGEAVDIAVSFVPGGAATALFEALDIGGQISASGPYGRFCLQPGDHNARYLLIATGTGVTPYRSMLPLLATAMAERGVQVVLLQGARSPGELLYSDDFYSFAEKHPNFRYVPCLSRELPAEPHPDVHHGYVQQALASIQPDPATDIAYLCGNPDMVDACAEALKAAGLGNPQVRREKYVSSK; from the coding sequence GTGCCTGTCCAATTCCCCATCAAGCTGGTCGGCCGCCGCATGCTGGCGCCGACCATCGGCCACTACCAGTTCGTGCGTGATGACGGCCAGCCGCTGGATTTCCAGCCCGGCCAGTTCATCCAGGTCCATTTCGCCTACGCCGACGGCACCGAAACCAAGCGCAGCTACTCGCTGGCAACCATCCATGACCACGCCCTGGGCCCCGGCGAAGCGGTCGACATCGCCGTCAGCTTCGTGCCCGGCGGTGCCGCCACGGCGCTGTTCGAGGCGCTGGACATCGGCGGCCAGATCAGCGCGTCCGGCCCGTATGGCCGCTTCTGCCTGCAGCCCGGCGACCACAATGCCCGCTACCTGCTGATCGCCACCGGCACCGGCGTCACCCCGTACCGATCGATGCTGCCGCTGCTGGCAACGGCCATGGCCGAGCGCGGCGTGCAGGTGGTGCTGCTGCAGGGCGCACGCAGCCCCGGCGAACTGCTGTACAGCGATGATTTCTACAGCTTCGCCGAAAAGCACCCGAACTTCCGCTATGTGCCGTGCCTGTCGCGCGAACTGCCGGCCGAGCCGCACCCGGACGTGCACCACGGCTACGTGCAGCAGGCCCTGGCCAGCATCCAGCCTGACCCGGCCACCGACATCGCCTACCTGTGCGGCAACCCGGACATGGTCGATGCCTGCGCCGAGGCGCTGAAGGCGGCCGGCCTGGGCAACCCGCAGGTGCGGCGCGAGAAGTACGTCAGCAGCAAGTAA